Proteins from a genomic interval of Amycolatopsis sp. cg13:
- a CDS encoding DUF1702 family protein, whose translation MSPGILAKALRQDKSQVDFGLRRFRLRPGPARGVLESAARAFLTGLNASIEPAGEALGQQVSALEPELRGFAFEGAGMGSALLDVLLPLRRARVAALLHGPAADHPHLVHVGVGWAYARLRLRPSRSTATDPLLRWLAWDGYGFHQGFFHADRVIGRHRVEPGLGRGPRQIRDQGLGRALWFCECADPDGVALRIAEFPAERRADLWSGVGLAATYAGGADAAELARLADLSGPLRAHLAQGCAFACAARRVSGIVPAHTDKAAEVLAGASTDVAADWTDRALGQLAPHPSTLAHYQRWRAEIRYLWERKSR comes from the coding sequence GTGAGCCCCGGGATCCTGGCCAAGGCGCTGCGCCAGGACAAGAGCCAGGTCGACTTCGGACTGCGCCGGTTCCGGTTGCGACCGGGCCCGGCTCGCGGCGTCCTGGAATCGGCTGCCCGCGCGTTCCTGACCGGATTGAACGCCTCCATCGAGCCAGCCGGCGAGGCGCTCGGCCAGCAGGTCTCCGCGCTCGAACCGGAGTTGCGCGGGTTCGCGTTCGAGGGCGCGGGAATGGGCTCCGCCCTGCTGGACGTGCTCCTGCCGCTCCGGCGCGCCCGGGTCGCGGCGCTGCTGCACGGACCGGCCGCGGACCACCCGCACCTCGTGCACGTCGGCGTCGGCTGGGCCTACGCCCGGCTGCGGCTGCGCCCCTCCCGAAGCACGGCGACAGACCCGCTGCTGCGCTGGCTGGCCTGGGACGGATACGGCTTCCACCAAGGCTTTTTCCACGCAGACCGGGTCATCGGACGCCATCGGGTCGAACCCGGGCTCGGCCGCGGACCGCGCCAGATCCGCGACCAGGGGCTGGGCCGGGCGCTGTGGTTCTGCGAGTGCGCCGACCCCGACGGCGTCGCCCTGCGGATCGCGGAGTTCCCGGCCGAGCGGCGAGCAGATCTGTGGAGCGGGGTCGGCCTCGCCGCGACCTACGCGGGCGGTGCCGACGCCGCCGAACTCGCCCGGCTCGCCGACCTGTCCGGGCCATTGCGCGCGCACCTCGCACAGGGTTGCGCGTTCGCCTGCGCCGCGCGGCGGGTCAGCGGAATCGTGCCCGCGCACACCGACAAAGCGGCCGAAGTGCTGGCCGGAGCCAGTACCGACGTCGCCGCGGACTGGACCGACCGGGCGCTCGGGCAGCTCGCGCCCCATCCGTCCACGCTCGCGCACTACCAGCGCTGGCGCGCGGAAATCCGGTATCTGTGGGAGAGGAAGAGCCGATGA
- a CDS encoding CRTAC1 family protein, producing the protein MRPFLRRHLARVVALSGCAAVFAFTVVPQSSSAEETELANQFSFAAAQVSPDNAPGGRHLRTVAPAYDRIRSWISSVGAATALFAADGGPVAHDVCLVDPRTDTVTVEPAPGTGARYQPFTLAPSGLEMPSYAAPMGCLPADVDENGRQDVVVYYWGRSPVIFERLPGNTPSAAAFRPRELVSPWQVWNTNAATIGDFDGDGHTDLVFGNYFPDGARVLDPTAHQPELTMNDSLSHAANGGTLRLFRSAGSRRFAEVPDAFPPETRTGWALALASQDIGGRGLPDLYVANDFGPDHLLVNESAPGRIAFRTATGTRHATTPKSKVLGNDSFKGMGVAFADLDAKGVPDILVSNITEPYALQESNFAYQSTVGRAETAARLRDGVAPYDDHSEDLGLSRTGWSWDVKAADFGNSGSEEVMHATGFVAGEVNRWAQLQETAMSNDLVLSHPALWPRFTEGTDLSGHDRNTFFARNADGRYVNVADRVGVGTDAVSRSFAVGDVDGDGRLDFVVANQWASSTLYRNTSPAGAFLGLRLRKPVGENACRAGAPGPTSPAIGAEAEVAAPGGGKRLQQVYPANGHNGVNAPDLHFGLGSEPPSAVPVRLAWRDGCGHRHDGSVSLAPGWHQLRLNPDGTIKEDR; encoded by the coding sequence ATGAGACCCTTTCTGCGCCGGCATCTGGCCCGCGTGGTCGCGTTGTCCGGCTGCGCGGCGGTCTTCGCGTTCACGGTCGTTCCGCAGTCGTCCTCGGCTGAGGAAACCGAGCTGGCGAACCAGTTTTCGTTCGCCGCCGCCCAGGTAAGTCCCGACAACGCGCCCGGCGGACGGCACCTGCGGACCGTCGCTCCGGCCTACGACCGGATCCGGTCGTGGATCTCGTCGGTGGGCGCGGCGACGGCGCTGTTCGCCGCGGACGGCGGTCCGGTCGCGCACGACGTCTGCCTGGTGGATCCCCGCACGGACACGGTCACCGTCGAACCCGCGCCCGGCACCGGCGCGCGATACCAGCCGTTCACGCTGGCCCCGTCCGGACTGGAGATGCCGTCTTACGCGGCACCGATGGGCTGCCTGCCCGCCGACGTGGACGAGAACGGCCGCCAGGACGTCGTCGTCTACTACTGGGGCCGTTCCCCGGTCATTTTCGAGCGACTGCCAGGGAATACGCCGTCGGCGGCGGCGTTTCGGCCGCGCGAGCTGGTCAGCCCGTGGCAGGTCTGGAACACCAACGCCGCCACGATCGGCGACTTCGACGGCGACGGGCACACCGATCTCGTGTTCGGCAACTACTTCCCGGACGGCGCGCGCGTGCTCGACCCGACCGCGCACCAGCCCGAACTGACGATGAACGATTCGCTGTCCCACGCAGCGAACGGGGGCACCCTCCGGCTGTTCCGTTCGGCTGGCTCCCGCCGGTTCGCCGAGGTGCCCGACGCCTTCCCGCCAGAGACACGGACCGGGTGGGCGCTCGCGCTCGCCTCCCAGGACATCGGCGGCCGGGGCCTGCCGGATCTTTACGTCGCCAACGATTTCGGCCCCGATCATCTGCTGGTCAACGAGTCCGCTCCAGGCCGGATAGCGTTCCGGACGGCGACCGGGACGCGGCACGCGACGACGCCCAAGTCGAAGGTGCTCGGCAACGACTCGTTCAAGGGCATGGGCGTGGCCTTCGCCGACCTCGACGCGAAGGGCGTCCCGGACATCCTGGTCAGCAACATCACCGAGCCGTACGCGTTGCAGGAGAGCAACTTCGCCTACCAGTCCACTGTGGGCCGCGCCGAAACAGCTGCCCGATTGCGCGACGGCGTGGCACCTTACGACGACCACAGCGAGGACCTCGGCCTGTCCCGCACAGGATGGTCGTGGGACGTCAAAGCCGCCGACTTCGGCAACTCCGGTTCCGAGGAAGTCATGCACGCGACCGGTTTCGTCGCCGGCGAGGTGAACCGGTGGGCGCAACTGCAGGAGACCGCGATGTCGAACGATCTCGTGCTGAGCCATCCCGCGCTGTGGCCGCGGTTCACCGAGGGAACCGACCTGTCCGGACACGACCGCAACACGTTCTTCGCCCGCAACGCGGACGGCCGCTACGTGAACGTCGCGGACCGGGTCGGCGTCGGCACCGACGCGGTCAGCCGCTCGTTCGCGGTCGGCGACGTCGACGGAGACGGACGGCTCGATTTCGTCGTGGCCAACCAGTGGGCATCGTCCACTTTGTACCGGAACACCTCGCCGGCCGGTGCTTTCCTGGGCTTGCGCCTGCGAAAACCTGTCGGTGAAAACGCGTGCCGCGCAGGCGCACCGGGGCCGACGTCACCCGCGATCGGCGCCGAAGCGGAGGTCGCCGCGCCGGGCGGTGGGAAGCGGCTGCAGCAGGTGTACCCGGCCAACGGGCACAACGGCGTCAACGCCCCCGATCTGCACTTCGGCCTGGGCAGTGAACCGCCGTCCGCCGTACCGGTCCGCCTGGCATGGCGGGACGGCTGCGGACATCGCCACGACGGTTCGGTGTCGCTCGCCCCCGGCTGGCACCAGCTGCGGCTCAACCCCGACGGCACCATCAAGGAGGACCGGTGA
- a CDS encoding ABC1 kinase family protein: MTFSRGGTVALRTARAFAVLAGRSLLLGPATAAAWLRGERFERDVWLADTVVALGPAFVKAAQLLSTRADILPPRVCRALSRLHDQVRPVPLRTMPPALRIAAGEPQLVGAGSIACVYRVVLPDGRTVAAKVRRPGIERSLTADLAMLRRAAGLAARLPMLRGVPVDAVAAQLVESIRAQLDFAREAELLDGFREALSVADGVTVPGVRHELSTEDTLVMDFLDGLARRCPEDLGDEERENAVVRALRAVYRMLFLDGVVHCDLHPGNLYFREDGSIVIVDAGFTVRLSESAREKFAAFFYCMSQGDGEACADIVLSTAKTHPGSDTAGFRAELAALVEEHTGRNAADFDLVSFAAKLFDIQRRRGLHADPQFVFPILSLLVLEGTVREFHPGVDFQREARPLLVTALMEHVVAAPGEAR; the protein is encoded by the coding sequence ATGACGTTTTCGAGGGGTGGCACGGTGGCGCTGCGGACCGCACGCGCGTTCGCGGTTCTCGCCGGACGGTCGCTGCTGCTGGGACCGGCGACGGCGGCGGCGTGGCTGCGCGGCGAACGGTTCGAGCGCGACGTCTGGCTGGCGGACACGGTCGTGGCACTGGGCCCGGCATTCGTGAAGGCCGCCCAGCTGTTGAGCACGCGGGCGGACATCCTGCCCCCGCGCGTGTGTCGCGCGCTTTCCCGGCTGCACGACCAAGTTCGGCCGGTACCGCTGCGCACGATGCCGCCCGCGCTGAGGATCGCGGCAGGCGAGCCGCAATTGGTCGGAGCGGGCAGCATCGCCTGCGTGTACCGGGTGGTGCTCCCGGACGGCCGGACGGTCGCGGCGAAGGTGCGCAGGCCAGGCATCGAACGGTCGCTCACGGCTGATCTCGCGATGCTGCGACGGGCTGCCGGGTTGGCGGCGAGGCTGCCGATGCTGCGCGGCGTGCCGGTCGACGCCGTCGCCGCGCAGCTCGTCGAAAGCATTCGCGCGCAACTGGATTTCGCGAGAGAAGCGGAGCTGCTCGACGGATTCCGGGAGGCGCTCAGCGTCGCGGACGGAGTGACCGTTCCCGGGGTCCGCCATGAACTGTCCACTGAGGACACTCTGGTGATGGACTTCCTGGACGGGCTGGCGCGCCGCTGTCCGGAGGACCTCGGCGATGAGGAACGCGAGAACGCGGTCGTGCGGGCGTTGCGCGCGGTGTACCGGATGCTTTTCCTGGACGGAGTGGTGCACTGCGACCTCCACCCCGGCAACCTCTACTTCCGCGAGGACGGCTCGATCGTCATAGTGGACGCGGGTTTCACCGTCCGGCTCTCGGAGTCCGCGCGCGAGAAGTTCGCCGCCTTCTTCTACTGCATGAGCCAGGGCGACGGCGAGGCCTGCGCCGACATCGTGCTTTCGACCGCGAAGACGCACCCAGGCTCCGACACCGCGGGATTCCGCGCGGAGCTGGCCGCGCTGGTGGAAGAGCACACCGGACGCAACGCGGCCGACTTCGACCTGGTTTCTTTCGCCGCCAAGCTCTTCGACATCCAGCGCCGCCGCGGCCTGCACGCCGATCCGCAGTTCGTGTTCCCGATCCTGTCCCTGCTGGTGCTGGAGGGCACCGTGCGGGAGTTCCATCCCGGCGTCGACTTCCAGCGGGAGGCCCGGCCCCTGCTGGTCACCGCTCTGATGGAACACGTCGTGGCCGCGCCGGGGGAAGCGCGGTGA